One window from the genome of Cyprinus carpio isolate SPL01 chromosome B1, ASM1834038v1, whole genome shotgun sequence encodes:
- the LOC122136010 gene encoding glutathione hydrolase 1 proenzyme-like isoform X2, giving the protein MLKRNGSAIDAAIATLLCVSLFNAHSVGIGGGGVFTIYNPSTGKVETINARETAPMSASQDMFGKDPENAPPGLFIGTPGLLRGYELAHKRHGRLQWKELFEPSIKLALDGFQIGRALALAINESSGKIQNNAALCEVFCGSYNKSILKEKDTIRFLQLAHTYKKIAEEGSDAFYDGSLTQDILDDIKAAGGIITHEDLKGYKPLLNEHALNFTVGKYIFHAPDAPFGGPVLALILNILKDYNISSSSVSTTEYKTLTYHRMIEAFRFADAQKSKLGDPDYEDLTEIIKRMTSVSFADNIRSKIKDDLKQISYYEQEDSDGVPDDHGTSHLSVLAEDGSAVAVTSSINNYFGSGVMSSSTGIIFNDQMNDFIDPELISGPGKNNRIKPGKRPLSSMCPTIILDKHSKQVKMVVGGAGGTNITTSVAQVILNYLFFDYDLKKAVGEPRVQITKNETNIEEGFNKNVIDGLKLKNHTIYHNTSLSVVQAIVRQGDKICAESDHRNYGYPAGY; this is encoded by the exons ATGTTGAAGCGTAACGGTTCAGCGATTGATGCTGCTATCGCCACTCTGCTGTGTGTGAGTCTGTTTAATGCTCACAGTGTGGGCATTGGAGGAGGGGGAGTATTCACCATATACAATCCATCCACAG GAAAGGTGGAGACAATAAATGCAAGAGAAACTGCTCCAATGAGTGCTTCACAGGACATGTTTGGCAAAGACCCAGAGAATGCACCACCAG GATTATTTATAGGTACACCAGGACTGCTGCGTGGTTATGAGTTGGCACACAAAAGACACGGGAGACTGCAATGGAAGGAGCTGTTTGAGCCCAGTATAAAGCTGGCATTAGATGGATTTCAGATTGGTAGGGCCTTGGCCTTGGCCATCAATGAGTCTAGTGGCAAAATTCAGAATAATGCCGCATTGTG TGAAGTTTTTTGTGGCTCATACAACAAGAGCATCTTAAAGGAAAAGGACACAATAAGATTTCTCCAACTAGCTCATACCTATAAGAAGATAGCAGAAGAAGGATCAGATGCATTTTACGATGGGTCACTGACTCAGGATATACTGGATGATATCAAGGCTGCAG GAGGGATAATAACACATGAGGATCTAAAGGGTTATAAGCCATTGCTGAATGAGCATGCATTAAACTTCACTGTGGGGAAATACATATTTCATGCTCCTGATGCTCCATTCGGTGGACCTGTGCTCGCTCTGATACTCAACATACTCAAAG attacaACATCTCAAGCAGCAGTGTGTCCACAACAGAGTATAAGACTTTGACCTATCATCGTATGATAGAGGCTTTCCGCTTCGCTGATGCCCAGAAGAGTAAACTGGGAGACCCTGATTATGAAGACCTCACTGAG ATTATAAAAAGAATGACCTCAGTGAGCTTCGCAGACAACATCAGGAGTAAGATTAAAGATGACCTCAAACAAATCAGTTACTATGAGCAGGAGGACAGTGATGGTGTACCTGATGACCATGGCACATCTCACCTGTCTGTCCTCGCAGAAGATGGGAGTGCAGTGGCCGTCACCAGCAGTATCAATAACTA TTTTGGTTCTGGAGTGATGTCAAGCTCAACAGGCATTATATTTAATGACcaaatgaatgattttattgatcCTGAGCTGATAAGTGGTCCTGGCAAAAACAACCGAATCAAACCAG GTAAAAGGCCACTTTCATCAATGTGTCCCACAATCATCTtggacaaacacagcaaacaagtCAAAATGGTGGTTGGAGGTGCAGGTGGGACAAATATCACCACATCAGTTGCTCAG GTGATCCTGAATTATCTGTTCTTTGACTATGACCTGAAAAAAGCTGTTGGAGAACCCCGAGTTCAGATCACGAAAAATGAGACAAATATAGAAGAGGGCTTTAATAAG AATGTAATTGACGGGTTGAAGCTGAAGAATCATACTATATATCACAATACTTCATTATCAGTGGTCCAGGCAATTGTACGACAGGGGGACAAAATCTGTGCTGAATCTGACCACAGGAATTACGGCTATCCTGCCGGATACTGA
- the LOC122136010 gene encoding glutathione hydrolase 1 proenzyme-like isoform X1, giving the protein MMGCLTCKRCVGVIVFVLILILIISLIHSLRPSDNCCKKAAVAADAVTCSEIGKDMLKRNGSAIDAAIATLLCVSLFNAHSVGIGGGGVFTIYNPSTGKVETINARETAPMSASQDMFGKDPENAPPGLFIGTPGLLRGYELAHKRHGRLQWKELFEPSIKLALDGFQIGRALALAINESSGKIQNNAALCEVFCGSYNKSILKEKDTIRFLQLAHTYKKIAEEGSDAFYDGSLTQDILDDIKAAGGIITHEDLKGYKPLLNEHALNFTVGKYIFHAPDAPFGGPVLALILNILKDYNISSSSVSTTEYKTLTYHRMIEAFRFADAQKSKLGDPDYEDLTEIIKRMTSVSFADNIRSKIKDDLKQISYYEQEDSDGVPDDHGTSHLSVLAEDGSAVAVTSSINNYFGSGVMSSSTGIIFNDQMNDFIDPELISGPGKNNRIKPGKRPLSSMCPTIILDKHSKQVKMVVGGAGGTNITTSVAQVILNYLFFDYDLKKAVGEPRVQITKNETNIEEGFNKNVIDGLKLKNHTIYHNTSLSVVQAIVRQGDKICAESDHRNYGYPAGY; this is encoded by the exons ATGATGGGTTGTCTCACCTGTAAAAG ATGCGTGGGTGTCATTGTGTTTGTACTGATTCTGATATTGATAATCAGTCTGATACACTCTCTGAGACCCTCTGAtaactgctgtaaaaaagcaGCAGTGGCAGCAGATGCCGTGACTTGCTCTGAGATCGGAAA GGACATGTTGAAGCGTAACGGTTCAGCGATTGATGCTGCTATCGCCACTCTGCTGTGTGTGAGTCTGTTTAATGCTCACAGTGTGGGCATTGGAGGAGGGGGAGTATTCACCATATACAATCCATCCACAG GAAAGGTGGAGACAATAAATGCAAGAGAAACTGCTCCAATGAGTGCTTCACAGGACATGTTTGGCAAAGACCCAGAGAATGCACCACCAG GATTATTTATAGGTACACCAGGACTGCTGCGTGGTTATGAGTTGGCACACAAAAGACACGGGAGACTGCAATGGAAGGAGCTGTTTGAGCCCAGTATAAAGCTGGCATTAGATGGATTTCAGATTGGTAGGGCCTTGGCCTTGGCCATCAATGAGTCTAGTGGCAAAATTCAGAATAATGCCGCATTGTG TGAAGTTTTTTGTGGCTCATACAACAAGAGCATCTTAAAGGAAAAGGACACAATAAGATTTCTCCAACTAGCTCATACCTATAAGAAGATAGCAGAAGAAGGATCAGATGCATTTTACGATGGGTCACTGACTCAGGATATACTGGATGATATCAAGGCTGCAG GAGGGATAATAACACATGAGGATCTAAAGGGTTATAAGCCATTGCTGAATGAGCATGCATTAAACTTCACTGTGGGGAAATACATATTTCATGCTCCTGATGCTCCATTCGGTGGACCTGTGCTCGCTCTGATACTCAACATACTCAAAG attacaACATCTCAAGCAGCAGTGTGTCCACAACAGAGTATAAGACTTTGACCTATCATCGTATGATAGAGGCTTTCCGCTTCGCTGATGCCCAGAAGAGTAAACTGGGAGACCCTGATTATGAAGACCTCACTGAG ATTATAAAAAGAATGACCTCAGTGAGCTTCGCAGACAACATCAGGAGTAAGATTAAAGATGACCTCAAACAAATCAGTTACTATGAGCAGGAGGACAGTGATGGTGTACCTGATGACCATGGCACATCTCACCTGTCTGTCCTCGCAGAAGATGGGAGTGCAGTGGCCGTCACCAGCAGTATCAATAACTA TTTTGGTTCTGGAGTGATGTCAAGCTCAACAGGCATTATATTTAATGACcaaatgaatgattttattgatcCTGAGCTGATAAGTGGTCCTGGCAAAAACAACCGAATCAAACCAG GTAAAAGGCCACTTTCATCAATGTGTCCCACAATCATCTtggacaaacacagcaaacaagtCAAAATGGTGGTTGGAGGTGCAGGTGGGACAAATATCACCACATCAGTTGCTCAG GTGATCCTGAATTATCTGTTCTTTGACTATGACCTGAAAAAAGCTGTTGGAGAACCCCGAGTTCAGATCACGAAAAATGAGACAAATATAGAAGAGGGCTTTAATAAG AATGTAATTGACGGGTTGAAGCTGAAGAATCATACTATATATCACAATACTTCATTATCAGTGGTCCAGGCAATTGTACGACAGGGGGACAAAATCTGTGCTGAATCTGACCACAGGAATTACGGCTATCCTGCCGGATACTGA
- the LOC122136018 gene encoding gamma-glutamylaminecyclotransferase C-like, giving the protein MKVFIILSLIINVVCPTVYKHHVFVYGTLKKGQPNHSIINNRTIGQAEFLAHARTVERYPLVIATKNNYPFLLNVPGTGQRVHGEIYSVDQKMLDFLDEFEECPELYQRTKVRLEVQDGDGDVENTLKPEAFLYSTNTYEPEWLRKPTYENYDTNGDHGLQYHEDTSPE; this is encoded by the exons ATGAAAGTATTCATTATATTATCG CTCATTATCAATGTGGTGTGTCCCACAGTTTACAAGCATCATGTCTTCGTCTACGGCACACTGAAAAAAGGCCAGCCCAACCACTCTATAATAAACAACAGAACCATTGGTCAAGCCGAATTCCTCGCTCACGCTCGAACCGTAGAGCGATACCCACTCGTGATCGCCACCAAAAACAACTACCCCTTCCTGCTCAATGTGCCTGGTACAGGTCAGCGCGTCCACGGCGAGATCTACTCCGTAGACCAGAAGATGCTGGACTTCCTGGATGAGTTTGAAGAATGCCCTGAGTTATACCAGCGCACCAAGGTCCGGCTGGAGGTGCAGGATGGGGACGGTGACGTAGAAAACACACTGAAGCCTGAAGCGTTTTTGTACAGCACAAATACATATGAACCAGAGTGGCTCCGGAAACCAACATACGAGAATTATGATACGAACGGTGATCACGGACTGCAATATCATGAGGACACAAGCCCTGAGTAA